The Sediminispirochaeta smaragdinae DSM 11293 genome has a segment encoding these proteins:
- a CDS encoding GntP family permease has product MDMIVILLGLAMLLVLTLKKVPVVYAAAVSVIFIAVFSGLPVVKTVTGDYMAGFAGFVKAAWLMLLLGALLSTLMDVTGAASSIAAFILNKFGVKRAIPAIVIAGGLLTFGGVSSFVSCFALYPITLAVFRKANLPRYLIPATIGAGIFTWVTMLPGNPQIQNIIPSSYLPTNAMAAPVIGTVCGLFTLVLIIVYLTIEANRANKKGLGFEIDEETKNVLMKADEMEKSGKLPNVILSILPIIAIAVVLNVFHMDISVALLSGIVLCVILFFKNITGVRKILNVSVDSAARTIINASAIVAIGAVIKVAPGFNKIVDLILNFSHSGGNPLIIFGGATTLLCGLNASGMGGLSTTLSVLAEPFMAMGVNPDIMHRIGVIASVGLDSLPHSGGIVAVLAISGVSYKDGYKHLFITTVVITLLTLVLALIMGNIMYPIAG; this is encoded by the coding sequence ATGGACATGATAGTGATTTTATTGGGCCTTGCGATGTTGCTTGTGCTCACGCTTAAAAAGGTTCCGGTTGTGTATGCAGCCGCGGTTAGCGTTATTTTTATCGCGGTATTCAGTGGATTGCCCGTCGTTAAAACCGTCACGGGTGATTATATGGCAGGCTTTGCTGGCTTCGTTAAGGCCGCATGGCTCATGTTGCTGTTGGGAGCGCTCCTCTCAACGCTCATGGATGTTACGGGCGCTGCCAGCTCGATAGCGGCGTTTATCCTTAATAAATTCGGCGTCAAGCGCGCTATTCCGGCTATCGTCATCGCCGGTGGTCTGCTTACGTTCGGTGGTGTTTCCTCGTTCGTTTCGTGCTTCGCTTTGTATCCCATAACGTTGGCAGTTTTCAGGAAGGCGAACCTGCCGCGGTACCTGATTCCCGCCACGATAGGTGCGGGAATTTTTACCTGGGTGACCATGCTTCCCGGTAACCCCCAGATCCAGAACATTATTCCTTCCAGTTATTTGCCCACGAACGCCATGGCAGCTCCTGTTATCGGTACGGTATGCGGTTTATTCACGCTGGTCTTGATTATCGTGTACCTAACCATCGAAGCGAATCGCGCGAACAAAAAAGGCCTCGGATTTGAGATAGACGAAGAAACGAAAAATGTGCTGATGAAAGCCGATGAAATGGAAAAAAGCGGAAAATTGCCGAACGTTATTCTCTCAATTCTCCCGATCATTGCTATCGCTGTGGTGCTGAATGTCTTTCACATGGATATCTCTGTTGCGTTATTGTCGGGCATCGTGCTGTGCGTCATCCTGTTTTTCAAGAATATCACCGGGGTCAGAAAGATACTTAACGTTTCAGTGGATAGCGCGGCACGGACGATCATAAACGCCTCGGCCATAGTCGCCATAGGGGCTGTTATAAAGGTCGCTCCCGGCTTTAATAAAATTGTTGACCTCATCCTCAATTTCAGTCATTCGGGTGGAAACCCGCTCATTATCTTCGGTGGAGCAACCACACTTCTGTGCGGTTTGAACGCATCCGGTATGGGCGGCCTGTCGACGACCCTGTCGGTTTTAGCTGAACCCTTCATGGCTATGGGCGTTAACCCGGATATTATGCACCGAATCGGTGTTATTGCTTCCGTCGGCCTGGATAGCTTGCCGCATAGTGGAGGAATCGTCGCGGTGCTCGCGATTTCCGGCGTTTCATACAAGGACGGATATAAGCACCTATTCATAACCACGGTCGTCATTACGTTGCTCACGCTCGTATTGGCGTTGATCATGGGAAATATTATGTATCCCATCGCAGGGTAG